The following are encoded together in the Schistocerca americana isolate TAMUIC-IGC-003095 chromosome 6, iqSchAmer2.1, whole genome shotgun sequence genome:
- the LOC124620300 gene encoding uncharacterized PE-PGRS family protein PE_PGRS10-like, with product MGEDPCSSTTISGRGRDIGGVHDSRSRGQGGRGSRRSTWGRGGLVAGPWEGSNGGSGGDSRTRSVPEGGSRGAGGSRIRTGACGGAGYDGGAPALSTSAPTSHAAHGAQ from the coding sequence ATGGGAGAAGACCCATGCTCATCAACCACCATTAGTGGGCGAGGAAGGGACATCGGAGGTGTCCATGACAGCCGATCCAGAGGCCAGGGCGGCAGAGGGAGCCGCCGATCGACCTGGGGGCGGGGAGGGCTGGTGGCAGGTCCATGGGAAGGTAGCAACGGGGGCAGTGGTGGTGACTCGAGGACCAGGTCTGTACCTGAAGGAGGTAGCAGAGGAGCGGGCGGCAGCAGGATTCGCACGGGGGCATGCGGTGGAGCTGGTTATGATGGCGGTGCTCCAGCCCTTTCAACGTCTGCACCGACGTCACATGCCGCCCATGGGGCACAATGA